A window of the Pseudomonas fluorescens genome harbors these coding sequences:
- a CDS encoding aspartate kinase, producing the protein MALIVQKFGGTSVGTVERIEQVADKVKKFRDAGDDLVVVLSAMSGETNRLIDLAKQISGEDQPVPRELDVIVSTGEQVTIALLAMALIKRGVPAVSYTGNQVRILTDSAHNKARILQIDDQKIRGDLKAGRVVVVAGFQGVDEHGNITTLGRGGSDTTGVALAAALKADECQIYTDVDGVYTTDPRVVSVAQRLDKITFEEMLEMASLGSKVLQIRAVEFAGKYNVPLRVLHSFKEGPGTLITIDEEETMEQPIISGIAFNRDEAKLTIRGVPDTPGVAFKILGPISAANIEVDMIVQNVAHDNTTDFTFTVHRNDYQSAQTVLENTAREIGAREVVGDTKIAKVSIVGVGMRSHAGVASRMFESLAKESINIQMISTSEIKVSVVIEEKYLELAVRALHTAFELDAPARQGE; encoded by the coding sequence ATGGCTTTGATCGTACAGAAATTTGGAGGCACCTCGGTCGGCACTGTCGAGAGAATCGAGCAGGTCGCCGACAAGGTTAAGAAATTCCGCGATGCCGGCGATGACCTGGTGGTTGTGCTGTCTGCAATGAGCGGCGAAACCAACCGTCTGATCGATCTGGCCAAGCAAATCAGTGGCGAAGATCAACCGGTTCCCCGTGAGCTGGACGTGATCGTTTCCACCGGTGAGCAGGTGACGATCGCCCTGTTGGCCATGGCGCTGATCAAGCGCGGTGTGCCGGCGGTGTCGTACACCGGCAACCAGGTGCGGATCCTGACGGACAGTGCGCACAATAAAGCGCGTATCTTGCAGATTGATGACCAGAAGATTCGCGGTGACCTGAAAGCAGGTCGCGTGGTTGTGGTCGCCGGTTTCCAGGGCGTCGACGAGCACGGCAACATCACGACCTTGGGTCGTGGCGGTTCCGACACCACCGGCGTGGCGCTGGCCGCTGCGCTGAAGGCTGACGAATGCCAGATCTACACCGACGTCGATGGTGTCTACACCACTGACCCGCGCGTGGTATCGGTTGCTCAGCGTCTGGACAAGATCACCTTCGAAGAGATGCTGGAAATGGCCAGTCTCGGTTCCAAGGTGCTGCAGATCCGCGCGGTGGAGTTCGCCGGCAAGTACAACGTTCCGCTGCGCGTACTGCACAGCTTCAAGGAGGGTCCGGGCACCCTCATTACTATTGATGAAGAGGAAACCATGGAACAGCCGATCATTTCCGGCATCGCTTTCAACCGCGATGAAGCCAAGCTGACCATCCGTGGCGTGCCAGACACCCCGGGCGTGGCGTTCAAGATTCTCGGCCCGATCAGTGCCGCGAACATCGAAGTCGACATGATCGTGCAGAACGTCGCGCACGATAACACCACCGACTTCACCTTCACCGTGCACCGCAACGACTACCAGTCCGCGCAGACCGTGCTGGAAAACACCGCTCGCGAGATCGGTGCCCGTGAAGTGGTTGGCGACACCAAGATTGCCAAGGTCTCGATCGTCGGTGTCGGCATGCGTTCCCACGCAGGCGTGGCCAGCCGCATGTTCGAATCCCTGGCAAAAGAAAGCATCAATATCCAGATGATCTCGACCTCGGAAATCAAGGTTTCCGTGGTTATCGAAGAGAAGTACCTGGAACTGGCCGTGCGCGCCCTGCACACGGCTTTCGAACTCGACGCTCCGGCCCGTCAGGGCGAGTGA